One stretch of Anabrus simplex isolate iqAnaSimp1 chromosome 3, ASM4041472v1, whole genome shotgun sequence DNA includes these proteins:
- the LOC136867234 gene encoding uncharacterized protein, with the protein MRPLMTVLFLAVATSMATATESLSSAEEDTHSAALTSYGGGGSYGGSGSQLESGFSASYGTSHGGSSSSYGGENHGVSSTDYGGGSLGGSSSSYGVGSFSGSHNSHDVSGSYGVSSSSLIGGSHGGSSISLVDGGHGGSTYASGDAGGHGGNVGGSSYGTLAAGGHGGSLGGSSYGAIAAGVHGGSLGGSSYGHGLSSYGMVHGGNSYGAGISGAHGGISYASLGGGGYGGSIKHVVKPVVKVIAVPVAKPFAVPVPHAIPVHVPQPYPIHVKVPHRVEVPIIKAVPVEVEKPYQVLVEKKIPYPVEKPYHILVEKHVPYHVPQPFPIHVPVYKHVYHRTAKHH; encoded by the exons ATGAGGCCTCTG ATGACTGTACTATTCCTTGCTGTGGCCACAAGTATGGCTACAGCGACGGAGAGCCTGTCTTCAGCAGAGGAAGACACGCACAGCGCGGCGCTCACGAGTTATGGAGGCGGGGGTAGCTACGGAGGTTCTGGGAGTCAGCTGGAGTCTGGTTTCAGCGCTAGTTACGGCACGAGTCATGGAGGTTCCAGCTCTAGTTATGGAGGAGAAAATCATGGAGTTTCTAGCACTGACTATGGAGGAGGAAGTCTTGGAGGTTCTAGTTCTAGTTATGGAGTGGGTAGTTTTAGTGGAAGCCACAACAGCCATGATGTCAGCGGAAGTTACGGGGTTTCAAGCTCCAGTTTAATCGGTGGGAGTCATGGCGGGAGCAGCATTAGCTTAGTAGATGGAGGCCATGGAGGTTCCACGTATGCATCGGGAGATGCAGGAGGCCATGGTGGAAATGTAGGAGGAAGCAGTTACGGAACGCTTGCGGCTGGAGGCCATGGTGGAAGTTTAGGAGGAAGCAGTTATGGAGCGATTGCAGCTGGAGTTCATGGTGGAAGTTTAGGAGGAAGTAGTTATGGCCACGGTTTGAGTAGTTACGGAATGGTCCACGGTGGAAACAGCTATGGAGCGGGTATATCTGGAGCCCATGGAGGAATTAGTTACGCAAGTTTAGGAGGCGGAGGCTATGGAGGTAGCATAAAGCATGTTGTCAAACCGGTGGTGAAGGTCATAGCTGTGCCTGTAGCAAAACCATTCGCGGTTCCTGTACCACACGCCATCCCGGTACATGTTCCACAACCTTATCCAATTCACGTTAAAGTACCACATCGTGTCGAGGTACCTATCATCAAGGCCGTGCCAGTAGAAGTGGAAAAGCCCTACCAGGTGTTAGTGGAGAAGAAGATACCATACCCTGTAGAGAAGCCTTACCATATTCTAGTAGAGAAGCATGTTCCTTACCATGTACCCCAGCCATTTCCCATTCATGTGCCCGTCTACAAGCACGTCTACCACCGCACAGCAAAGCATCATTAA